One stretch of Halapricum desulfuricans DNA includes these proteins:
- a CDS encoding radical SAM protein has protein sequence MTDPATLEVTIVDGYVDEPAHFGVPPYISTYPRYVAGALVDAGVPRERITYHTIDALREENSRWRAVADADLTVYVGGMTVPGNYVGGTPAEPDEVRRIAWTAEGTSIMGGPIRFGVGEENVGASETSREDLDFDFVAGADVEAAVFDLVENGLEGFEPRYRGVPEETRWARQGAFIVEQHPNHPDYLLAELETSRGCPYRCSFCTEPMYGDPDFRPPESVVEEVAALSEHGVRHFRLGRQADILAYGGDGEKPNPDALRSLYRGIREVAPDLETLHLDNMNPITVVKWPEKAREGIRIIAEHNTPGDTAAFGLESADPQVQSDNNLNVTAEECLEAVRIVNEEAGWRPGEDPADAPTFGEEAAPRLPKLLPGINLVHGLKGEREETFEHNKRFLRRVYDEGLLLRRVNIRQVMAFEGTEMADTGAEIAADHKQLFKQYKRDVREEIDNPMLQRLAPPGTVLEDVHLEYHQDGKTFGRQLGTYPLLVAVPGERQLGATIDIAVTDHGYRSVTGVPHPLDVNSASMDELQALPGLGRQRAGNIVVDRPYDSVEEITAGDLSKFAVARRSE, from the coding sequence ATGACTGACCCCGCGACGCTCGAGGTGACCATCGTCGACGGCTACGTCGACGAGCCGGCTCATTTCGGCGTGCCGCCGTACATTTCTACCTATCCGCGGTACGTCGCCGGCGCGCTGGTCGACGCCGGCGTCCCTCGCGAGCGAATCACCTACCACACCATCGACGCGTTACGTGAGGAGAACAGCCGCTGGCGGGCGGTCGCCGACGCCGACCTGACCGTCTACGTCGGCGGGATGACCGTCCCCGGCAACTACGTCGGCGGGACGCCCGCCGAACCGGACGAGGTCCGGAGGATCGCCTGGACGGCCGAGGGCACGTCGATCATGGGCGGTCCGATCAGGTTCGGCGTCGGCGAGGAGAACGTCGGCGCGAGCGAGACCAGCCGCGAGGACCTCGATTTCGATTTCGTCGCCGGCGCGGACGTCGAGGCCGCGGTCTTCGATCTCGTCGAGAACGGCCTGGAAGGGTTCGAACCCCGCTATCGCGGCGTCCCTGAGGAGACCAGATGGGCGCGACAGGGGGCCTTCATCGTCGAACAGCATCCCAACCACCCCGACTATCTGCTCGCCGAACTGGAAACCTCACGGGGCTGCCCGTACCGGTGTTCGTTCTGCACGGAGCCGATGTACGGCGACCCCGACTTTCGACCCCCCGAGAGCGTCGTTGAGGAGGTCGCTGCCCTCTCCGAGCACGGCGTCAGACACTTCCGACTCGGCAGGCAGGCGGACATCCTCGCCTACGGGGGTGACGGCGAGAAGCCAAATCCCGACGCGCTTCGATCGCTCTATCGGGGGATTCGGGAGGTCGCACCGGACCTGGAGACGCTACATCTGGACAATATGAACCCCATCACGGTCGTCAAATGGCCGGAAAAGGCACGTGAGGGGATCCGGATCATCGCCGAGCACAACACGCCCGGGGACACGGCGGCGTTCGGACTCGAGTCCGCGGACCCGCAGGTCCAGAGCGACAACAACCTCAACGTCACCGCCGAGGAGTGTCTGGAGGCCGTCCGAATCGTCAACGAGGAAGCGGGGTGGCGACCGGGCGAGGATCCCGCCGACGCGCCCACCTTCGGTGAGGAGGCCGCGCCGCGCCTGCCGAAGCTGTTGCCGGGGATCAACCTCGTCCACGGGCTCAAGGGCGAACGCGAAGAGACCTTCGAGCACAACAAGCGGTTTCTCCGGCGTGTCTACGACGAGGGACTGCTGCTCCGTCGGGTCAACATCCGGCAGGTCATGGCTTTCGAGGGGACGGAGATGGCCGACACCGGCGCGGAGATCGCCGCCGACCACAAGCAGCTGTTCAAACAGTACAAACGGGACGTCCGCGAGGAGATCGACAACCCGATGTTACAGCGTCTCGCACCGCCGGGGACGGTCCTCGAGGACGTCCACCTCGAATACCATCAGGACGGCAAGACCTTCGGTCGGCAACTGGGGACCTATCCCCTGCTGGTCGCTGTCCCGGGCGAGCGCCAGCTCGGCGCGACGATCGATATCGCGGTGACCGACCACGGGTACCGCTCGGTGACCGGCGTCCCACACCCACTAGACGTGAACTCGGCGTCGATGGACGAATTGCAGGCGTTGCCGGGATTAGGTCGCCAGCGAGCGGGCAACATCGTTGTCGATCGCCCGTACGATAGCGTCGAAGAGATCACGGCCGGCGACCTCTCGAAGTTCGCGGTCGCACGGCGATCCGAGTGA